In a genomic window of Dyadobacter fermentans DSM 18053:
- a CDS encoding SRPBCC family protein, with protein MKSNLLMNFSVDKENNRVKVEREFAAPVGKVWAAWTQSELLDQWWAPRPWKARTKSMDFRVGGSWLYAMVGPEGEEHWAKVEYKTIDPQQKFTANDAFCDENGTINNEFAQALWTNTFTEANGTTTVSVAIQYDKLEDLEQMIEMGFKEGFTMALGNLDELLDK; from the coding sequence ATGAAAAGTAACCTGTTAATGAATTTTTCGGTAGACAAGGAGAATAACCGCGTGAAAGTAGAGCGCGAATTTGCGGCACCCGTGGGCAAAGTGTGGGCCGCGTGGACGCAAAGTGAGCTGCTCGATCAATGGTGGGCACCCCGCCCGTGGAAAGCACGCACCAAGTCCATGGATTTCCGCGTAGGCGGCAGCTGGCTGTACGCCATGGTGGGCCCCGAGGGTGAAGAGCATTGGGCCAAAGTAGAATACAAGACGATTGATCCGCAACAAAAATTCACCGCGAATGATGCATTCTGCGATGAAAACGGAACAATCAACAACGAGTTCGCACAAGCGCTTTGGACGAACACGTTCACCGAGGCTAACGGTACCACCACCGTTTCCGTGGCGATTCAATACGACAAACTGGAAGACCTCGAACAAATGATCGAGATGGGCTTCAAGGAAGGGTTTACCATGGCACTTGGTAATCTGGACGAGCTGCTGGATAAGTAA
- a CDS encoding APC family permease has translation MPQENTSFKPSLGLVDATMLVAGSMIGSGIFIVSADIMRNTGSVGWLMFVWLITGFMTLTAALSYGELSAMFPKAGGQYIYLKEAYNPLIGFLYGWSFFTVIQTATIAAVAVAFAKFTAYLVPAFSEDLVALDLGFLKISPAQLLSIVVIVLLTFTNTRGVNSGKIIQTTFTLTKLLSLLGLIVFGLIFMKPEVWAANWGEGMWDLHKLSPDGSIASYTTIAAFGAIAASMVGSIFSSDSWNNVTFIAGEIKNPQRNIGLSLALGTIIVTVIYVLTNVMYTGVLSLQEIAASDKDRVAVTASHVIFGNSGTIVIAVMIMISTFGCDNGLIMSGARVYYSMAKDGLFFKKVGRLNKNAVPEIGLWLQCVIASLWALSGKYGNLLDMISFVVVVFYMLTIIGIFILRKTRPDAPRPYKAFGYPFLPIIYIIMGIAFCVLLIIYKPEYTWPGLIIVLLGIPVYYMVARKEVAAVEQD, from the coding sequence ATGCCACAAGAAAACACTTCTTTCAAGCCCTCACTGGGACTTGTTGACGCCACGATGCTCGTTGCCGGCAGTATGATCGGATCGGGCATTTTTATTGTCAGCGCCGACATCATGCGCAATACTGGTAGCGTGGGCTGGCTGATGTTCGTGTGGCTCATCACTGGTTTCATGACGCTCACGGCCGCATTGAGTTACGGCGAGCTCAGCGCCATGTTTCCCAAAGCGGGCGGCCAGTACATTTATTTGAAAGAAGCATATAATCCATTAATCGGTTTTCTGTACGGTTGGAGCTTTTTTACGGTAATCCAAACCGCCACCATTGCCGCCGTGGCTGTGGCGTTTGCGAAGTTTACGGCCTACCTTGTTCCGGCATTCAGTGAAGATTTAGTCGCGCTGGACCTTGGCTTTCTTAAAATAAGTCCCGCGCAGCTACTGTCTATTGTCGTGATTGTGCTGCTGACGTTTACGAATACACGTGGTGTCAACAGCGGTAAAATAATCCAGACTACATTCACATTAACAAAGCTCCTGAGCTTGCTCGGCCTGATCGTTTTCGGGTTAATTTTCATGAAGCCCGAAGTGTGGGCGGCCAACTGGGGTGAAGGCATGTGGGATTTGCACAAACTCAGCCCCGACGGCAGCATTGCGTCGTACACCACCATTGCCGCATTCGGTGCCATTGCCGCTTCGATGGTCGGCTCCATTTTTAGCTCCGATTCGTGGAATAACGTAACGTTCATCGCCGGCGAAATCAAAAACCCGCAACGCAATATCGGCCTCAGCCTCGCATTGGGGACGATTATCGTAACAGTGATTTACGTACTCACCAACGTCATGTACACCGGCGTGCTCTCGTTGCAGGAAATTGCGGCTTCCGACAAGGACCGTGTGGCGGTAACCGCCTCCCACGTCATTTTCGGTAATTCCGGCACGATCGTAATCGCGGTCATGATCATGATTTCGACCTTCGGCTGCGACAACGGCCTCATTATGTCAGGTGCGCGGGTGTATTATTCGATGGCTAAAGACGGGCTGTTTTTCAAAAAAGTAGGTCGGTTGAACAAGAATGCGGTGCCCGAAATAGGCCTCTGGCTGCAATGCGTGATCGCCTCGCTGTGGGCGTTGAGCGGCAAATACGGCAACCTGCTCGATATGATTTCGTTTGTGGTCGTGGTATTTTACATGCTCACGATCATCGGCATATTCATCCTTCGCAAAACCCGCCCCGACGCCCCGCGGCCTTACAAGGCGTTTGGTTACCCGTTTTTACCGATCATTTACATTATCATGGGCATCGCGTTCTGCGTGCTGCTCATCATTTATAAGCCAGAATACACCTGGCCGGGGCTCATTATTGTGCTGCTGGGCATTCCGGTTTATTATATGGTTGCCAGGAAGGAAGTAGCGGCGGTAGAGCAGGACTAG
- a CDS encoding aldehyde dehydrogenase (NADP(+)) yields the protein MNSSDLDLILEKAQAAFVAMNAYALRRRVALMNAIADEIEALGPELVQTAMAESNLPEARLNGEKARTVFQWRSYADAVEKGYSLDASIDTANPQRAVPKPDIRKTNVGLGPVAVFGASNFPFAFSTAGGDTASAIAAGCPVVVKAHPGHPKTSQIMADAISRGVAKAGFPEGTFAHIFTETNEESQALVSHPVIKAVGFTGSNRGGLALVEIANKRKEPIPVFAEMGSINPVFLLPGKLATAGADLAKQYAGSLTLGVGQFCTNPGLLITEQNPALDSFIEALNQEIVNILPAPMLNAGIAVAYRGNREKVIGQSGVELVAVAASEAADGHGAATVATVSGVDFLINDELQTEVFGPFALIVKCRNAEEVLAVTEKLHGQLTATLLATSEDLASHRELVAAIQNKCGRIIFNNFPTGVEVCKSMHHGGPFPSSSNSQFTSVGPDAIKRFTRPLSFQNWPDEFLPDELKNANPLGIWRTVDGEVTKREV from the coding sequence ATGAATTCATCCGATTTAGACCTTATTCTTGAAAAAGCCCAGGCGGCATTCGTGGCGATGAACGCCTATGCATTGCGCCGCCGGGTCGCATTGATGAACGCCATTGCCGACGAGATCGAAGCGCTTGGTCCGGAACTGGTGCAAACCGCCATGGCCGAATCCAACCTGCCCGAAGCACGCCTGAACGGCGAAAAAGCGCGGACGGTGTTCCAGTGGAGAAGCTATGCCGATGCGGTGGAAAAGGGCTATTCGCTCGATGCGAGCATTGATACGGCCAACCCGCAGCGCGCGGTGCCCAAGCCCGATATCCGCAAAACGAATGTAGGATTAGGTCCTGTGGCGGTATTCGGTGCGAGCAACTTCCCGTTTGCATTCTCGACGGCGGGAGGCGATACGGCCAGCGCCATTGCGGCGGGATGTCCGGTAGTTGTGAAAGCGCATCCGGGCCACCCGAAAACGTCGCAGATCATGGCCGACGCCATTAGCCGCGGGGTAGCCAAAGCGGGTTTTCCCGAAGGCACATTTGCACACATTTTTACAGAAACCAATGAGGAATCCCAGGCGCTCGTAAGCCATCCGGTGATTAAGGCGGTGGGTTTTACCGGTTCCAACCGCGGCGGTTTGGCTTTGGTTGAGATCGCCAACAAGCGGAAGGAGCCGATCCCGGTATTTGCCGAAATGGGCAGCATTAACCCTGTGTTCCTGCTGCCGGGCAAGCTGGCAACTGCCGGCGCCGATCTGGCCAAACAATATGCCGGTTCGCTGACATTAGGCGTGGGGCAATTTTGTACCAACCCCGGCTTGCTGATCACGGAGCAAAATCCCGCATTGGACAGTTTTATCGAAGCATTGAACCAGGAAATCGTAAACATTCTTCCGGCGCCGATGCTGAATGCAGGCATTGCTGTTGCTTATCGCGGAAATCGCGAGAAAGTGATCGGCCAAAGCGGCGTGGAACTGGTAGCGGTAGCGGCGAGCGAAGCAGCCGACGGTCATGGTGCTGCTACGGTGGCGACGGTTTCAGGTGTTGATTTTTTGATTAATGATGAACTGCAAACCGAAGTTTTCGGGCCATTCGCATTGATCGTAAAATGCCGGAATGCGGAGGAAGTGCTGGCGGTTACCGAAAAGCTGCACGGCCAGCTCACGGCCACTTTGCTGGCCACGAGCGAAGACCTCGCCTCGCACCGCGAACTGGTGGCGGCGATTCAGAACAAATGCGGCCGCATTATCTTCAACAACTTCCCGACGGGCGTTGAAGTCTGCAAATCCATGCACCACGGCGGCCCATTTCCGTCGTCGAGCAACAGCCAGTTTACGTCCGTCGGTCCGGACGCGATCAAGCGGTTTACCCGCCCATTGAGCTTCCAAAACTGGCCCGACGAATTTTTACCCGATGAATTGAAAAACGCCAACCCGCTGGGGATTTGGCGGACGGTGGATGGGGAGGTGACGAAGCGGGAAGTTTGA
- a CDS encoding 4-hydroxyproline epimerase, protein MRKTFFCIDAHTCGNPVRVVAGGGPLLEGNSMMERRLHFLREFDWIRKGLMFEPRGHDMMSGSILYPPIDPANDIGVLYIETSGCLPMCGHGTIGTVTIAIEEGLVTPKVPGKLRLETPAGLVLVEYVQEGRKVKSVKLINIKSFLAAEKLTVECPDLGTLTVDVSYGGNFYAIVDPQENFKGIENHTADQLISWSRVCRQRMNEQYTFVHPENEHIKGLSHFLWTGAPIDPTSTARNAVFYGDKAIDRSPCGTGTSARMAQWHAKGKLKKGDRFVHESIIGSKFIGTVEEETTIGDKPAMIPGIEGWAVITGHNTIFIDDEEDPYAFGFQVI, encoded by the coding sequence ATGCGCAAAACTTTTTTCTGTATCGACGCCCACACCTGCGGTAATCCTGTCCGGGTAGTTGCAGGTGGCGGGCCGCTCCTTGAGGGCAACAGCATGATGGAGCGCAGGCTCCATTTTTTGAGGGAATTCGACTGGATTCGCAAGGGCCTCATGTTCGAGCCCCGCGGGCACGATATGATGAGTGGCAGCATTCTCTACCCGCCCATTGATCCCGCCAACGACATTGGCGTACTCTACATTGAAACCAGCGGCTGCCTGCCGATGTGCGGCCATGGGACGATCGGGACAGTTACCATTGCCATTGAAGAAGGCCTCGTAACCCCGAAAGTACCGGGCAAGCTGCGCCTCGAAACGCCTGCCGGGTTGGTGTTAGTGGAATATGTGCAGGAGGGAAGAAAAGTGAAATCAGTGAAATTGATCAACATTAAATCCTTCCTCGCAGCCGAAAAACTGACCGTCGAATGCCCCGACCTGGGCACATTGACGGTGGACGTTTCCTACGGCGGCAATTTCTACGCGATCGTCGATCCGCAGGAAAATTTCAAAGGCATCGAAAACCACACCGCCGACCAGCTCATCAGTTGGAGCCGCGTGTGCCGCCAGCGGATGAACGAGCAATACACGTTCGTTCACCCCGAAAACGAGCATATCAAAGGCCTCAGCCATTTTCTCTGGACCGGCGCGCCGATTGATCCTACGTCCACAGCCCGCAATGCAGTTTTCTACGGCGATAAGGCCATCGACCGCTCGCCATGCGGCACGGGCACGTCCGCACGTATGGCGCAATGGCACGCGAAGGGCAAGCTCAAAAAAGGCGACCGTTTTGTACACGAAAGCATTATCGGTTCCAAATTCATCGGCACCGTGGAAGAAGAAACGACCATCGGCGACAAACCCGCCATGATCCCCGGCATCGAAGGCTGGGCAGTAATCACGGGCCACAATACCATCTTCATCGACGACGAAGAAGACCCTTATGCGTTTGGTTTTCAGGTTATTTGA
- a CDS encoding NAD(P)/FAD-dependent oxidoreductase yields MSKKGTSVIIGGGISGLASAYYLLKSGWKVTLLDKGDLFDNCSIGNAGMIVPSHFIPLAAPGMVSKGIKWMFNSRSPFYVKPSLDFSLISWGLKFMKAATEANVERAAPHLRDYHLLSKKLYEDLVRDENLDYGLEEKGILMLYKSDKTGEEEIHVGKQGQQLGLDIDMLSREQVQALEPGIQLDVAGAVHYRCDAHLYPTALVKGLIQSITQLGAEIVTNTEVTGFDIQNGEIKRVKTVAKTYEGDLVVMTGGSWLPQLAKQAGLSIPVMPGKGYSFMEPNSQHPIVHPALLLEARVAVTPMNGQVRFGGTMELAPLNNQINMNRVEGIVNSIPKYYPELNVAVPQKDRIWYGFRPCSPDGLPYLGYSKKLSNLIVAGGHGMMGISLGPGTGKIVAELAERARPSVNIGLYDPERYQ; encoded by the coding sequence ATGTCAAAAAAAGGCACCTCCGTCATCATTGGTGGCGGGATTTCGGGTCTGGCTTCGGCCTATTATTTGCTTAAAAGCGGGTGGAAAGTGACGTTGCTCGACAAGGGCGACCTGTTCGATAACTGCTCCATCGGCAATGCGGGTATGATCGTGCCGAGCCATTTTATTCCGCTTGCCGCGCCGGGTATGGTTTCGAAGGGGATTAAATGGATGTTCAACAGCCGCAGTCCTTTTTATGTAAAACCTTCCCTCGATTTCTCGCTCATTTCATGGGGTTTGAAATTCATGAAAGCGGCCACGGAAGCCAATGTGGAACGCGCCGCGCCGCATTTACGGGATTATCATTTATTAAGTAAAAAACTCTACGAAGACCTCGTCCGAGACGAAAACCTGGACTACGGGCTGGAAGAAAAGGGCATTCTAATGCTCTACAAATCCGATAAAACAGGCGAAGAGGAAATTCACGTAGGCAAGCAGGGCCAGCAACTCGGCCTGGATATCGATATGCTCAGCCGCGAGCAGGTGCAGGCCTTGGAACCGGGCATTCAACTGGACGTTGCCGGCGCCGTGCATTACCGCTGCGACGCGCATTTGTACCCGACGGCATTAGTAAAAGGTTTGATCCAAAGCATTACACAGCTCGGCGCCGAAATTGTCACAAACACCGAGGTGACCGGTTTTGACATTCAAAACGGGGAGATCAAACGGGTGAAAACCGTCGCCAAAACCTACGAAGGCGATCTGGTGGTGATGACCGGCGGCTCGTGGCTGCCGCAATTGGCAAAACAGGCCGGGTTGTCCATTCCGGTCATGCCGGGCAAGGGTTATTCCTTCATGGAACCGAACTCGCAGCATCCCATTGTTCATCCCGCTTTGCTTCTTGAAGCGCGTGTGGCCGTGACGCCCATGAACGGACAGGTACGCTTCGGCGGCACGATGGAACTCGCGCCGCTCAACAACCAGATCAATATGAACCGCGTGGAAGGCATTGTGAACTCCATCCCGAAATATTACCCCGAACTAAACGTGGCCGTACCGCAAAAAGACCGCATCTGGTACGGTTTCCGTCCTTGCTCGCCGGATGGCTTGCCGTATTTGGGCTATTCCAAAAAGCTCAGCAACCTGATCGTCGCCGGCGGTCACGGGATGATGGGCATCAGCCTCGGGCCTGGAACGGGTAAAATAGTTGCGGAACTGGCCGAGCGTGCGAGACCTTCGGTTAACATAGGTCTGTACGATCCTGAACGGTACCAGTAA
- a CDS encoding glycoside hydrolase, whose product MKKVVLAILSLLTAAAGFAQKPKALIIKINPQNKAQQIDNFGAAGAWFTEGIAKNWPTKNREQMAEWLFSKDFDASGNPKGIGLSAWRFNIGGGTAEQGDSSGITDFRKRVESFLRPDGTYDWSKQAGYIWFTKKAKEYGVENLIAFSNTPPVQFTKNGRGYKTTKDYVSNLKPEHYGDYAGFLATVLKHFDGEGLHFNYISPVNEPQWDWYHAPGQGAKQEGSPWRNDEIARVAKALDSALTATGSASKILLTEAAQLDYLYTKTGNANRQTQAFFAPESKLALTNLKNLPRIIGGHSYFTDKGDSARIAIRQYVADTTAKYGVTFWQTEYSMLADGYREGKTGRIPAIDCALFLSKVIHDDLVHGNAAAWQLWNSWEPGNPDFDTRYYVIALKPSSPEYVDGTITATKNLWALGHYSRFIRPGMHRLHITRNDGLSPVQIAQDLMVSAYAGEKQVVLVAINYSNEERILKPEISGFKASGGDIYLTTGEKGVDMQRSKVRKLKDGVKVPARGMVTVVLQK is encoded by the coding sequence ATGAAAAAAGTAGTTCTTGCAATCCTTTCGCTCCTTACAGCTGCTGCCGGTTTTGCCCAAAAACCGAAAGCATTAATCATTAAAATAAACCCCCAAAACAAGGCCCAGCAGATCGACAATTTCGGTGCGGCAGGAGCATGGTTTACCGAAGGCATTGCGAAAAACTGGCCTACCAAAAACCGCGAACAAATGGCTGAATGGTTATTCAGCAAGGATTTCGACGCCAGTGGCAATCCCAAAGGCATCGGACTATCTGCGTGGCGCTTCAACATCGGCGGCGGCACAGCCGAGCAGGGCGACAGCAGCGGCATCACCGATTTCCGCAAACGCGTCGAGAGCTTCCTGCGGCCGGACGGCACGTATGATTGGTCCAAGCAAGCGGGTTATATATGGTTTACAAAAAAAGCGAAGGAATACGGCGTCGAAAACCTGATTGCATTCTCGAACACGCCGCCGGTGCAGTTCACTAAAAACGGCCGGGGTTACAAAACCACGAAAGACTACGTTTCAAACCTCAAACCAGAGCATTACGGCGACTATGCGGGTTTTCTGGCAACGGTTTTGAAGCATTTTGATGGCGAAGGCTTGCATTTCAACTACATCAGCCCGGTGAACGAACCGCAATGGGACTGGTACCATGCTCCGGGCCAGGGCGCCAAGCAGGAAGGCAGCCCGTGGCGCAACGACGAAATCGCGCGCGTTGCCAAAGCCCTCGACAGCGCATTGACCGCCACCGGCTCGGCATCCAAAATCCTCCTCACCGAAGCCGCCCAGCTCGATTACCTGTACACCAAAACCGGCAATGCAAACCGGCAAACGCAGGCCTTTTTTGCCCCTGAAAGCAAGCTTGCGCTCACCAATCTCAAAAACCTGCCGCGCATCATCGGCGGCCACAGCTACTTCACCGATAAAGGCGACAGCGCCCGCATCGCCATCCGCCAGTACGTAGCCGACACCACCGCCAAATACGGCGTAACCTTTTGGCAAACCGAATATTCAATGCTTGCCGACGGCTACCGCGAAGGCAAAACCGGCCGCATCCCCGCCATCGACTGCGCATTATTCCTCTCCAAAGTGATCCACGACGACCTCGTACACGGCAACGCCGCCGCCTGGCAACTGTGGAACAGCTGGGAACCCGGCAACCCCGATTTCGACACGCGCTACTACGTGATCGCCCTCAAACCCTCGTCGCCGGAATATGTGGATGGCACCATCACCGCTACCAAGAACCTCTGGGCCCTCGGCCATTACAGCCGCTTCATCCGCCCCGGAATGCACCGGCTGCACATCACCCGCAACGACGGCCTCTCCCCTGTGCAAATCGCGCAGGACTTGATGGTTTCGGCTTACGCGGGCGAGAAACAGGTCGTGCTGGTAGCCATTAATTATTCCAATGAAGAGCGGATTTTGAAGCCGGAAATCAGCGGATTTAAGGCTAGTGGCGGAGACATTTATCTGACTACCGGGGAAAAGGGAGTGGACATGCAGCGATCGAAGGTCAGGAAATTGAAGGATGGGGTGAAAGTGCCGGCTCGGGGGATGGTGACGGTGGTGTTGCAGAAGTAG
- a CDS encoding ArsR/SmtB family transcription factor, whose product MKGDIFQAIADPTRRAILVLIAAQSMTPNALAEHFDTSRQAVSKHIKVLADCDLVKQNKVGREIHYYFNPVKMKEFDHWLTQFKKHWEDRFSQLDELLINLNSSPNEK is encoded by the coding sequence ATGAAAGGTGATATTTTTCAGGCTATTGCTGACCCTACGCGGAGGGCTATTCTGGTGCTCATCGCTGCGCAGTCCATGACGCCTAATGCCCTGGCAGAACATTTTGATACTTCCAGGCAGGCGGTTTCCAAGCACATTAAGGTACTCGCCGACTGCGACCTGGTGAAGCAGAACAAGGTCGGGAGGGAGATTCATTATTATTTCAATCCAGTTAAAATGAAAGAGTTCGACCACTGGTTAACGCAGTTCAAAAAACACTGGGAAGACCGTTTTAGTCAGTTAGATGAATTATTAATCAACCTAAATTCCAGTCCAAATGAAAAGTAA
- a CDS encoding dihydrodipicolinate synthase family protein produces MNKEAWSGIFPALVTPFKSDDTIDFELFGKNLDAQVEAGITGVIVGGSLGEASTLTRAEKMELVKYAKQALPAGLPVVLGIAEQSTAEAVSIAKEAESAGADGLMILPPMRYKADDAETVHWFKTIAQSVSLSIMIYNNPYDYKIEVTLPMFEELAKIPNIHAIKESTRDVSNVTRLFNRFGDRFRVFCGVDTLIMEEVMLGADGVIGGLVDAFPKETVAIFNLVKAGQYKEALAIYRWYLPLLELDIHPKLVQNIKLAAAKMGIGSEYVREPRLPLQGAERERVIAIIDQAIATQPELPDYLNLAVDVA; encoded by the coding sequence ATGAACAAAGAAGCATGGTCTGGCATTTTCCCAGCGTTGGTGACGCCATTCAAATCAGATGATACAATTGATTTTGAACTGTTCGGCAAGAACCTCGACGCGCAGGTTGAGGCAGGTATTACCGGGGTAATCGTAGGCGGTTCGCTCGGGGAAGCCAGCACGCTCACCCGCGCCGAGAAAATGGAGCTGGTGAAATATGCGAAACAGGCACTTCCTGCTGGTTTGCCGGTAGTATTAGGCATCGCCGAGCAATCGACCGCCGAAGCGGTGAGCATTGCGAAAGAAGCGGAAAGCGCAGGCGCGGACGGTCTGATGATCCTCCCTCCGATGCGTTACAAAGCCGATGATGCCGAAACCGTACATTGGTTCAAAACGATCGCGCAGAGCGTTTCGCTGTCGATCATGATTTATAACAACCCTTACGATTACAAAATCGAGGTGACGCTGCCCATGTTTGAGGAACTTGCCAAGATCCCGAACATCCACGCCATCAAGGAATCCACGCGCGACGTGAGCAACGTTACGCGCCTGTTCAACCGCTTCGGTGACCGTTTCCGGGTGTTCTGCGGTGTGGATACATTGATTATGGAAGAGGTAATGCTCGGCGCCGACGGCGTGATCGGCGGCCTCGTGGATGCATTCCCGAAAGAAACGGTAGCGATCTTCAACCTCGTGAAGGCGGGCCAATACAAGGAAGCGCTGGCGATTTACCGCTGGTACCTGCCATTGCTCGAACTGGACATTCATCCTAAATTGGTTCAAAATATCAAACTCGCCGCTGCCAAAATGGGCATTGGTTCGGAATACGTGCGCGAGCCGCGCCTGCCGCTGCAAGGCGCAGAACGCGAGCGCGTGATCGCGATCATCGACCAGGCCATCGCTACGCAGCCTGAATTGCCGGATTATCTGAATCTGGCGGTTGACGTGGCGTAA
- a CDS encoding NRAMP family divalent metal transporter → MAHKHKNALLGAAFLMATSAVGPGFLTQTIVFTEKLATNFGFIILISILIDLAVQFNIWQIVTVSGKRAQDLANELLPGLGYLLAFLIVTGGLAFNIGNVAGAGLGIEAMTGISVETGAMLSAGIAIAIFLFKEAGKAIDVFAKILGFVMIGLILYVAFTSHPPLGSAIRHTFLPEQFDPVATLTLVGGTVGGYISFAGAHRLLDFGVRGQCALKEVNRGASTGILITALIRYLLFLATLGIILTGASINPGNPAASVFENAAGAFGKQLFGLMIWAAAITSVVGAAYTSISFVRSFHPVIDRYHAYITIAFILISTIIFLLIGRPVKVLVFVGTLNGFVLPIALAILLLACRKQRIMGSYRHSAWLQMAGWLVVLILLAMGFNVF, encoded by the coding sequence ATGGCGCATAAACACAAAAACGCCCTGCTGGGCGCCGCATTCCTGATGGCGACCTCCGCGGTAGGCCCCGGCTTCCTGACCCAGACGATCGTCTTCACCGAAAAGCTGGCCACGAACTTCGGTTTCATCATCCTGATCTCAATATTGATCGACCTGGCCGTGCAGTTCAACATCTGGCAGATCGTCACCGTGTCCGGCAAACGCGCCCAGGACCTCGCCAATGAGTTACTACCCGGCCTGGGCTACCTGCTTGCATTCCTGATCGTAACCGGCGGACTGGCTTTCAACATAGGCAATGTGGCCGGCGCGGGTTTGGGTATTGAGGCCATGACGGGCATAAGCGTAGAAACCGGCGCGATGCTCAGCGCAGGCATCGCCATCGCTATTTTTCTGTTTAAGGAAGCCGGCAAGGCCATCGACGTTTTTGCCAAAATCCTCGGCTTTGTCATGATTGGCCTCATTCTCTACGTTGCATTCACCTCGCACCCGCCATTGGGAAGCGCCATCCGGCACACGTTTTTGCCCGAACAGTTTGACCCCGTGGCCACCCTCACGCTCGTAGGCGGCACCGTGGGCGGATACATTTCGTTTGCCGGCGCGCACCGCCTGCTCGACTTCGGCGTACGCGGCCAATGCGCATTGAAAGAAGTAAACCGCGGCGCATCCACTGGCATTCTCATCACGGCCCTCATCCGCTACCTGCTCTTCCTGGCGACGCTCGGCATCATCCTCACCGGAGCGAGCATTAATCCCGGTAACCCGGCCGCTTCGGTGTTTGAAAATGCCGCGGGCGCATTCGGAAAGCAGCTGTTCGGCCTGATGATCTGGGCTGCGGCCATTACCTCGGTGGTCGGCGCGGCTTATACTTCCATTTCGTTCGTACGGTCGTTTCACCCGGTGATCGATCGCTACCACGCTTACATTACCATCGCCTTTATTCTCATTTCCACCATCATTTTCCTGCTCATAGGCCGGCCTGTGAAGGTGCTGGTATTTGTGGGTACTTTAAATGGCTTTGTATTGCCCATTGCCCTGGCCATTCTGCTCCTGGCTTGTCGGAAACAGCGGATTATGGGCAGTTACCGGCATTCGGCGTGGCTGCAAATGGCCGGTTGGCTGGTGGTACTGATCCTGCTCGCCATGGGTTTTAATGTATTTTAA